The following coding sequences lie in one Mycobacterium sp. Z3061 genomic window:
- a CDS encoding DUF6541 family protein, which yields MSLCFGTLIALVLLIAPGAIVARIAQLNWPIAIAAGPALTYGVVALAIIPYGALGIPWNGWTALAALAVVCVLATVLQLLLARFRDKQAEARAINPGPAIVVAAGVLLGVVLIAWAAFSGIPHWQSIPSTWDAVWHGNEVRWILDVGQASSTHMGELRNVETHALLYYPSVFHALTAVFCQLTGAAAATGYTLNSLAVAIWLFPVSAAVLTWRALRTHTTEWRTAITAATAAALSASFTAVPYVEFDTAAMPNLAAYGVAIPAMALITSTLQHRDRIPVAILALVGVFSVHITGGIITVILVGGWWLFEALWHPVRGRVRDLAVLAGVGFTSGVILLPQFLSVTKQEDIIAGHSFLTYLSKRHGLFDAVFMHSRHLNDFPYQWGLSVLCAVGGFIMLAKKIWWPLAVWLLFIVINVDAGTPLWGPLGRVAGAVGEFFYKDPRRIAAATTPLFNLMAAIALVTIVAGAVALAKRFVQPRKPLPSRFWATATAALLIGISVASAWHYFPRHRFLFGDKYDSIIVDQRDLDAMAYLAKLPGAHDTMIGNSNVDGTSWMYAVAGLHPLWTHYDYPVQMGPGYHRYIFWAFAKKGDSDPRVVEAIKALNIRYVLASGPTIRGFKVPEGLYFLDKSPYWNLIYDNGGAQIYEWHGDTPVHP from the coding sequence GTGAGCTTGTGCTTCGGAACGCTGATCGCATTGGTACTGCTGATCGCGCCGGGTGCCATCGTCGCACGTATCGCGCAGTTGAATTGGCCGATCGCCATCGCGGCCGGACCAGCGCTGACGTACGGCGTAGTGGCGCTGGCGATCATCCCCTACGGCGCGCTCGGCATCCCGTGGAACGGGTGGACCGCCCTGGCGGCGCTGGCGGTCGTCTGTGTGCTGGCGACGGTGCTGCAGCTGCTGCTCGCCCGTTTCCGGGATAAACAGGCCGAGGCGCGCGCAATCAACCCCGGCCCGGCGATCGTCGTCGCGGCCGGTGTGCTGCTGGGGGTCGTGCTGATCGCCTGGGCGGCGTTCAGCGGCATCCCACACTGGCAGTCGATCCCGAGCACCTGGGACGCGGTGTGGCACGGCAACGAGGTGCGCTGGATCCTCGACGTCGGCCAGGCGTCGTCCACCCACATGGGCGAACTGCGCAACGTCGAGACCCATGCGCTGCTCTACTACCCATCGGTCTTTCACGCGCTGACGGCCGTGTTCTGTCAGCTGACCGGCGCGGCGGCAGCCACCGGCTACACGCTGAACTCGCTGGCGGTGGCGATCTGGCTGTTCCCCGTCAGCGCGGCGGTCCTCACCTGGCGCGCCCTGCGGACCCACACCACCGAGTGGCGCACCGCGATCACGGCTGCCACCGCGGCGGCACTTTCGGCCTCTTTCACCGCGGTGCCCTACGTCGAGTTCGACACGGCCGCGATGCCGAATCTGGCGGCCTACGGGGTCGCGATTCCGGCCATGGCCTTGATCACCTCGACGCTGCAACACCGCGACCGCATCCCGGTGGCCATCCTGGCGCTCGTCGGCGTCTTCTCGGTGCACATCACCGGCGGCATCATCACGGTCATTCTGGTGGGCGGCTGGTGGCTGTTCGAGGCGCTTTGGCACCCGGTGCGGGGCCGCGTCCGCGACCTGGCGGTGCTGGCCGGCGTCGGGTTCACCTCCGGGGTGATCCTGTTACCTCAGTTCCTGAGCGTCACCAAGCAGGAAGACATCATCGCGGGGCACTCATTCCTGACCTACCTCAGCAAGCGACACGGCTTGTTCGACGCCGTATTCATGCACTCACGACACCTCAACGACTTCCCCTACCAGTGGGGGCTGAGCGTGCTGTGCGCCGTCGGCGGGTTCATCATGCTGGCCAAGAAGATCTGGTGGCCGCTGGCCGTCTGGCTGCTGTTCATCGTGATCAACGTCGACGCGGGCACTCCCCTGTGGGGTCCGCTCGGCCGGGTGGCCGGGGCCGTCGGCGAGTTCTTCTACAAGGACCCGCGCCGGATCGCCGCGGCCACGACCCCGCTGTTCAACCTGATGGCGGCCATAGCGCTGGTCACGATCGTGGCCGGGGCGGTCGCCCTGGCCAAACGGTTCGTGCAACCGAGAAAGCCGCTGCCGTCGCGGTTCTGGGCGACGGCGACCGCGGCGCTGCTGATCGGCATCAGCGTGGCCAGTGCCTGGCACTACTTCCCGCGGCACCGGTTCCTCTTCGGCGACAAGTACGACTCGATCATCGTCGACCAGCGCGACCTCGACGCCATGGCGTACCTCGCGAAGCTGCCGGGCGCCCACGACACGATGATCGGCAACTCCAACGTCGACGGCACCTCCTGGATGTACGCGGTGGCCGGTCTGCATCCACTGTGGACCCACTACGACTACCCGGTGCAGATGGGGCCCGGCTACCACCGCTACATCTTCTGGGCCTTCGCCAAGAAGGGTGACTCCGATCCCCGGGTGGTGGAGGCGATCAAGGCCCTCAACATCCGTTATGTCCTAGCCAGCGGCCCGACGATCCGAGGGTTCAAAGTTCCCGAAGGACTATATTTTCTGGACAAGTCGCCGTACTGGAACCTGATCTACGACAACGGCGGCGCCCAGATCTACGAATGGCACGGCGACACCCCGGTGCACCCCTAG
- a CDS encoding bacterial proteasome activator family protein, which produces MALREEDDSEERSLTDLVEQPAKVMRIGTMIKQLLEEVRAAPLDEASRTRLRDIHATSIRELEDGLAPELREELERLTLPFNEDSAPSDAELRIAQAQLVGWLEGLFHGIQTALFAQQMAARAQLEQMRQGALPPGIGKPGPHGHGTGQYL; this is translated from the coding sequence ATGGCGTTGCGCGAAGAGGACGACTCCGAGGAACGCTCGCTTACCGACCTGGTCGAGCAGCCCGCGAAGGTGATGCGGATCGGCACCATGATCAAGCAGCTGCTCGAAGAGGTGCGCGCCGCTCCGCTGGACGAGGCCAGCCGCACCCGACTGCGGGACATCCACGCCACCAGCATCCGCGAACTCGAGGACGGCCTGGCACCGGAACTGCGCGAGGAACTCGAACGACTCACCCTGCCCTTCAACGAGGACAGCGCGCCCTCGGACGCCGAGTTGCGGATCGCACAGGCACAGTTGGTCGGCTGGCTGGAGGGGCTGTTCCACGGCATCCAGACCGCGCTGTTCGCCCAGCAGATGGCCGCCCGGGCGCAGCTCGAGCAGATGCGGCAGGGCGCACTGCCGCCCGGGATCGGCAAGCCGGGCCCGCACGGGCACGGCACCGGACAGTACCTGTAA
- a CDS encoding ABC transporter ATP-binding protein, with product MSSGPHIETRDAWVEFPIFDAKSRSLKKAFLGKAGGAIGRNASNVVVIEALRDITMSLELGDRVGLVGHNGAGKSTLLRLLSGIYEPTRGWAKVTGRVAPVFDLGVGMDPEISGYENIIIRGLFLGQTRKQMLAKVDEIAEFTELGDYLSMPLRTYSTGMRVRLAMGVVTSIDPEILLLDEGIGAVDAEFLKKAQSRLQSLVERSGILVFASHSNEFLARLCKTAMWIDHGVIRQSGGIEDVVRAYEGDDAARHVREVLAETARE from the coding sequence GTGTCGAGCGGTCCCCACATCGAGACCCGCGACGCGTGGGTCGAGTTCCCCATCTTCGACGCCAAGTCGCGTTCCCTGAAGAAGGCCTTCCTGGGCAAGGCCGGCGGCGCGATCGGCCGCAACGCCTCCAACGTGGTGGTCATCGAGGCGTTGCGGGACATCACCATGTCACTGGAGCTCGGCGACCGCGTCGGGTTGGTGGGCCACAACGGCGCCGGCAAATCCACTCTGCTGCGCCTGCTTTCGGGCATCTACGAACCGACGCGCGGCTGGGCGAAGGTGACCGGGCGGGTGGCGCCGGTGTTCGATCTGGGTGTCGGCATGGATCCCGAGATCTCGGGCTACGAGAACATCATCATCCGGGGCCTGTTTCTGGGACAGACCCGCAAGCAGATGCTCGCCAAGGTGGACGAGATCGCCGAGTTCACCGAATTGGGCGACTACCTGTCGATGCCGCTGCGCACCTACTCGACCGGCATGCGGGTTCGACTGGCGATGGGCGTCGTCACCAGCATCGACCCGGAGATCCTGCTGCTCGACGAGGGCATCGGCGCGGTGGACGCCGAGTTCCTGAAGAAGGCGCAGTCGCGGCTGCAGAGCCTGGTGGAGCGTTCCGGGATCCTGGTGTTCGCAAGCCATTCCAACGAATTCCTGGCCCGCCTGTGCAAGACGGCGATGTGGATCGACCACGGCGTGATCCGGCAGAGCGGCGGGATCGAAGACGTGGTGCGCGCTTACGAGGGCGACGACGCGGCACGGCATGTGCGCGAAGTCCTCGCCGAGACCGCGCGTGAGTGA
- a CDS encoding glycosyltransferase family 2 protein, with product MSDQVFAVVVTHRRPEELARSLEMLSTQTRPPDRLIVIDNDASNDSRVQDIVAAQQVPSIYLNSRRNLGGAGGFALGMLLALAHGADWIWLADDDGRAADTTVLATLLACAGKHKLAEVSPMVCNIDDPEALAFPLRRGLVWRRRVSELRTEAGQDLLPGIASLFNGALFRASTLEAIGVPDLRLFIRGDEVEMHRRLVRSGLPFGTCLDAVYLHPCGSDEFKPILRGRMHTQYPDDTNKRFFTYRNRGYVLSQPGLRKLLFQEWVRFGWFFLVTRRDPKGLLEWVRLRRLGRQEKFARPGGSS from the coding sequence GTGAGTGACCAGGTCTTCGCCGTCGTGGTCACCCACCGGCGTCCCGAGGAACTCGCCCGCTCACTGGAGATGTTGTCCACCCAGACCCGGCCACCGGACCGGCTCATCGTCATCGACAACGACGCCTCCAATGACAGCCGGGTGCAGGATATCGTTGCCGCACAACAGGTCCCGTCGATCTATCTCAACTCCCGGCGAAACCTGGGCGGCGCGGGCGGTTTCGCGCTCGGCATGCTGCTGGCGCTGGCACACGGGGCGGACTGGATCTGGCTGGCCGACGACGACGGCCGCGCTGCCGACACCACGGTGCTGGCCACCCTGCTGGCGTGCGCCGGAAAGCACAAGCTGGCCGAGGTGTCCCCGATGGTCTGCAACATCGACGACCCGGAGGCTCTGGCTTTTCCGTTGCGCCGTGGACTGGTCTGGCGCCGTCGGGTGAGCGAACTGCGAACCGAGGCAGGCCAGGACCTGCTGCCCGGCATCGCGTCTCTGTTCAACGGCGCGCTGTTCCGCGCTTCGACGCTGGAGGCCATCGGGGTACCGGACCTGCGGTTGTTCATCCGCGGCGACGAGGTGGAGATGCACCGCAGACTCGTGCGATCCGGCCTTCCGTTCGGAACCTGCCTGGACGCGGTGTACCTGCACCCGTGCGGCTCGGATGAGTTCAAGCCGATCCTGCGCGGCCGCATGCACACCCAGTACCCCGATGACACCAACAAGCGGTTCTTCACCTACCGCAACCGCGGTTACGTGCTGTCCCAGCCGGGGCTGCGCAAACTGCTGTTTCAGGAATGGGTGCGGTTCGGCTGGTTCTTCCTGGTGACGCGCCGCGACCCCAAGGGGCTGCTGGAGTGGGTCCGGTTGCGCCGGCTGGGACGCCAGGAGAAGTTCGCACGGCCCGGAGGTTCCTCATGA
- a CDS encoding ABC transporter permease has protein sequence MTFIDAAAQSKTFARAWGDLTAGFRRHELWLHLGWQDIKQRYRRSVLGPFWITIATGTTAVAMGGLYSKLFHLDLSEHLPYVTLGLIVWNLINAAILEGADVFVHNEGLIKQLPTPLSVHVYRLVWRQMILFAHNIVIYVVIAIIYPKPWSWADLSVLPALALIMLNCIWVSLCFGILATRYRDIGPLLNSVVQLLFFMTPIIWNDNTLRQQGAGRWSKIVELNPLLHYLDIVRAPLLGAPQELRHWAVVMVLTVVGWVMAAFAMRQYRARVPYWV, from the coding sequence ATGACGTTCATCGATGCCGCTGCGCAATCCAAGACGTTCGCCCGCGCCTGGGGTGATCTCACCGCCGGGTTCCGGCGCCACGAACTGTGGCTGCATCTGGGCTGGCAGGACATCAAACAGCGGTACCGCCGTTCGGTGCTGGGCCCGTTCTGGATCACGATCGCGACCGGTACGACCGCCGTCGCCATGGGCGGGCTGTACTCCAAGCTGTTCCATCTCGACCTGTCCGAGCACCTGCCCTATGTCACGCTCGGGCTGATCGTGTGGAACCTGATCAACGCCGCCATTCTGGAAGGCGCCGACGTCTTCGTGCACAACGAGGGCCTGATCAAGCAACTGCCGACCCCGCTCAGCGTGCACGTCTACCGGCTGGTGTGGCGGCAGATGATCCTGTTCGCCCACAACATCGTGATCTACGTCGTCATCGCGATCATCTACCCCAAGCCTTGGTCGTGGGCGGACCTGTCTGTGCTTCCCGCGCTGGCGCTGATCATGCTCAACTGCATCTGGGTGTCGCTGTGCTTCGGCATCCTGGCCACCCGCTACCGCGACATCGGGCCGCTGCTGAACTCGGTGGTGCAGTTGCTGTTCTTCATGACGCCGATCATCTGGAACGACAACACACTTCGGCAGCAGGGCGCCGGGCGCTGGTCGAAGATCGTCGAACTCAACCCGCTGCTGCACTACCTCGACATCGTGCGGGCGCCGCTGCTGGGCGCGCCCCAGGAGTTGCGGCACTGGGCGGTGGTGATGGTGCTGACCGTTGTGGGCTGGGTGATGGCGGCGTTCGCGATGCGGCAGTACCGCGCGCGAGTGCCGTACTGGGTCTGA
- a CDS encoding PE family protein, protein MSFMLARPEALAAAAADLLDVGTSVSSANAAAAASITAVPAAAADEISQHIAALFSAQGQAYQLLSEQVSDFHHRFAQLLRVSELSYATAEAGNASPLQSFEQAVLSVVNAPTQAWLGRPLIGDGVAGGTVNGVGQPGGAGGLLVGDGGAGGASTAPGAAGGAGGSAGLIGNGGAGGRAGAGAAGGGGGTGGLLHGNGGAGGTGGAAVAGVNGGMPGRGGDAGSAIWFGNGGSGGQGGTGLAGADGLNPTPTGKAAPDGSYGANNAVNSNGYFSAGGGTGGAGGTGSPGESGGQGGAGGTGGATVTGSAGGNLPIAIGGAGGNGGFAGAGGTGGAGGAGGAAVLNDGTSTAAYAGAFGGPGGLGAPGGEFGGSGGAGGNGGEASAWAPSYRANAYGGYGGTGGDGASGANGDAGGRGGSGGSGGHGGLFVGNGGSGGNGGGGGTGGLGDFGGAGGRGGNGGAAWLNSVPSGTEGNGGDGGVGGAGGTGGDGGAGGSGGQGGAGGLLWGSGGVGGHGGLGGAGGGGGHGGDGGHGGVSGGTGGQAGHAGAAGDGGSGGASGVGGSGGEGGASGVLGGGPGASGAVGGTGAVGADGLGGTPG, encoded by the coding sequence ATGTCGTTTATGTTGGCTCGTCCCGAAGCACTGGCCGCCGCGGCGGCGGACCTGTTGGATGTCGGGACGTCGGTGAGTTCGGCGAACGCGGCGGCGGCCGCTTCGATTACCGCGGTGCCGGCGGCGGCCGCCGATGAGATCTCGCAGCACATTGCCGCGCTCTTCAGCGCTCAAGGTCAGGCATATCAGCTGCTCAGCGAACAGGTCTCGGACTTCCACCACCGATTCGCGCAGCTCCTGAGGGTCAGTGAACTTTCGTACGCGACCGCCGAGGCCGGAAATGCCTCGCCCCTGCAGTCCTTCGAGCAGGCGGTGCTGAGCGTCGTCAATGCCCCGACGCAGGCCTGGTTGGGACGGCCCCTGATCGGCGACGGGGTCGCCGGCGGGACCGTGAACGGTGTGGGCCAACCAGGCGGAGCCGGGGGCTTGTTGGTCGGCGACGGCGGCGCGGGTGGGGCGAGCACCGCTCCCGGCGCGGCCGGCGGCGCGGGCGGCAGTGCAGGCCTGATCGGTAACGGCGGCGCCGGTGGTCGCGCCGGAGCCGGGGCGGCCGGCGGCGGCGGCGGAACGGGAGGGTTGCTGCACGGCAACGGCGGCGCCGGCGGCACCGGCGGTGCGGCAGTGGCCGGGGTGAACGGGGGAATGCCCGGACGCGGCGGCGACGCGGGCAGCGCGATCTGGTTCGGCAACGGCGGCAGCGGCGGGCAGGGTGGCACGGGACTGGCGGGGGCGGACGGGCTCAATCCGACTCCCACCGGCAAGGCCGCTCCCGACGGAAGCTACGGCGCCAACAACGCTGTCAACAGCAATGGCTATTTCTCGGCGGGAGGCGGCACCGGCGGCGCAGGTGGCACCGGCAGTCCCGGAGAATCCGGCGGTCAGGGTGGAGCCGGAGGTACCGGCGGTGCCACCGTCACTGGAAGCGCGGGCGGAAATCTTCCGATTGCCATCGGGGGCGCCGGCGGGAACGGCGGATTCGCCGGTGCGGGCGGGACCGGGGGCGCCGGCGGAGCCGGGGGTGCTGCAGTACTCAACGACGGCACCTCCACCGCCGCGTATGCCGGCGCGTTCGGCGGACCAGGCGGACTGGGAGCGCCCGGAGGGGAGTTCGGCGGATCGGGTGGCGCCGGCGGCAACGGTGGCGAAGCGTCGGCCTGGGCCCCGAGCTACCGCGCGAACGCTTATGGCGGCTACGGAGGAACCGGCGGAGACGGTGCTTCCGGCGCCAACGGTGACGCGGGCGGAAGGGGTGGCAGCGGCGGCAGCGGTGGTCATGGCGGTCTGTTCGTCGGCAACGGCGGCAGCGGCGGAAACGGCGGGGGTGGCGGCACGGGCGGTCTCGGGGACTTCGGTGGCGCGGGCGGACGCGGTGGCAACGGCGGCGCCGCCTGGCTCAACAGTGTCCCGAGCGGGACCGAAGGAAATGGTGGAGACGGCGGCGTTGGCGGCGCCGGCGGCACTGGTGGAGACGGCGGCGCCGGCGGAAGCGGCGGCCAGGGGGGCGCGGGTGGTCTGCTGTGGGGCTCCGGCGGGGTCGGCGGACATGGCGGTCTCGGTGGGGCCGGCGGCGGCGGTGGTCACGGCGGCGACGGAGGTCATGGCGGCGTGAGCGGAGGCACCGGCGGTCAGGCCGGCCACGCAGGTGCCGCGGGTGACGGCGGCAGCGGCGGCGCCTCCGGAGTCGGCGGCAGCGGCGGTGAGGGCGGCGCCAGTGGCGTCCTCGGCGGTGGCCCCGGGGCGAGCGGCGCCGTAGGCGGAACGGGCGCCGTAGGTGCCGACGGTCTCGGTGGCACACCCGGCTAG
- a CDS encoding class I SAM-dependent methyltransferase, translated as MSVPGRNKVDASLLSGVSETALLTLSGRAFQAAHPDAIIDDPMAVKLVESIDFDFDKFGRRKGQEMALRSLAVDRCALAYLAAHPRATVVALAEGFQTSFWRLDGALPDAQFRWVSIDLPPVIELRRRLLPHSPRITEIAQSALDYGWMDQIDTADGVFITAEGLLMYLQPAEAIGLITQCAKRFAGGQMFFDVPPTIVKKVAKKGMRSSKNYRVPPMPFSLSPRQLADLANTIPGIRAVHDVPIPAGRGWFFGRAYPALWEFPPLKQFRGAYTLLEFG; from the coding sequence ATGAGCGTTCCGGGCCGCAACAAAGTCGACGCCAGCCTGCTTTCCGGTGTCTCCGAGACAGCCCTGCTCACGTTGAGTGGCCGGGCTTTCCAGGCCGCCCACCCGGACGCGATCATCGACGACCCGATGGCCGTCAAGCTCGTCGAATCCATCGACTTCGATTTCGACAAGTTCGGCCGGCGCAAGGGCCAGGAGATGGCGTTGCGGTCGCTGGCCGTCGACAGATGCGCGCTCGCCTACCTCGCCGCGCACCCCAGGGCCACCGTCGTCGCCCTCGCCGAAGGCTTTCAGACCAGCTTCTGGCGGCTGGACGGCGCATTGCCCGATGCTCAATTCCGTTGGGTATCAATCGATCTGCCGCCGGTGATCGAGCTGCGCCGACGGCTGCTGCCACACTCGCCGCGGATCACCGAGATCGCGCAGTCCGCGCTCGACTACGGCTGGATGGACCAGATCGACACCGCCGATGGGGTGTTCATCACCGCCGAGGGGCTGTTGATGTACCTGCAGCCGGCCGAGGCCATTGGTTTGATCACGCAGTGCGCCAAGCGTTTTGCCGGCGGGCAGATGTTCTTCGACGTACCGCCGACCATCGTCAAGAAGGTAGCGAAGAAGGGCATGCGCTCGTCCAAGAACTACCGGGTGCCGCCGATGCCGTTCAGCCTGTCACCACGCCAACTGGCGGATCTGGCGAACACTATTCCCGGCATCCGCGCCGTGCACGATGTGCCGATACCGGCCGGGCGCGGCTGGTTCTTCGGGCGCGCCTACCCGGCGCTCTGGGAGTTCCCGCCACTCAAGCAATTCCGGGGCGCCTACACCTTGCTCGAATTCGGCTGA
- a CDS encoding PE family protein — translation MSFMLASPEALTAAAADLFSVGTSVGSANAAAAALTTAVPAAAADEVSEHIAAFFSAHGRAYQLLSEQASDFHRRFIELLTANGQSYASAEATNTSPLQSLEQAASGVVNGPTQALLGRPLIGNGADGTAPGQAGGAGGLLYGNGGAGAAGDPGQAGGAGGSAGLWGHGGVGGAGGSGAVGGNGGTGGLFYGSGGAGGIGGTGAAGGVGGNAPLIGNGGAGGAGGNAVAGINGGNAGRGGDGGHAGVWGDGGNGGHGGVGATGADGANPTTNGATAPSGTPGTSSSVTTNNDATATGAAGAAGGTGGAGWAGGTGGQGGNATATSTDPTGQNSITATAGTGGMGGAAGPGGAGGAGGTGGNASATSSNTSSYPTSVTATGGNGGNGAAGGAPGGAGGNGGAGGNAVTTTRPLDFNQANGGNGGNGGAGAPGATGGTGGSGGGGGNGGRGGLLIGDGGSGGAGGIGGTGGVGATGGTGGNGGAGGTSNTQNAGDGGDGGNGGAGGTGGTGGVGGAGGQGAGGGLLAGNGGAGGVGGTGGAGVPAAREALAATPAHPAAPVE, via the coding sequence ATGTCGTTCATGTTGGCCAGTCCGGAAGCGCTGACCGCTGCCGCGGCGGACCTGTTCAGCGTGGGTACGTCTGTGGGTTCGGCGAACGCGGCGGCGGCAGCCCTGACGACGGCGGTGCCGGCGGCGGCCGCCGACGAGGTCTCGGAGCACATCGCCGCGTTCTTCAGTGCCCACGGACGCGCATATCAGCTGCTCAGCGAACAGGCTTCGGACTTTCATCGCCGGTTCATCGAGCTCTTGACTGCGAATGGCCAGTCGTACGCGAGCGCCGAGGCGACGAACACCTCGCCCTTGCAGTCCCTTGAGCAGGCAGCGTCCGGCGTCGTCAATGGGCCTACCCAAGCTCTGTTGGGCCGGCCACTGATCGGCAACGGCGCCGACGGGACCGCACCTGGCCAGGCCGGCGGCGCGGGCGGGCTGCTGTACGGCAACGGCGGTGCGGGCGCTGCGGGCGATCCCGGTCAAGCCGGTGGGGCGGGTGGCTCGGCGGGCCTGTGGGGTCATGGCGGCGTCGGCGGGGCGGGCGGCAGCGGCGCGGTCGGTGGCAACGGCGGCACCGGTGGTCTGTTTTACGGAAGCGGTGGCGCCGGCGGCATCGGTGGAACGGGTGCTGCCGGAGGCGTCGGCGGCAACGCCCCACTGATCGGCAATGGCGGCGCCGGCGGCGCGGGCGGCAACGCCGTAGCCGGCATCAACGGTGGCAACGCCGGGCGAGGCGGCGACGGAGGTCACGCCGGTGTGTGGGGCGACGGCGGCAACGGCGGCCACGGCGGCGTCGGCGCCACCGGCGCGGACGGGGCCAATCCCACCACCAACGGGGCCACGGCGCCGAGCGGAACGCCCGGCACGTCCAGCTCTGTGACCACCAACAACGATGCAACCGCCACGGGGGCCGCGGGCGCCGCGGGCGGCACCGGTGGCGCGGGATGGGCCGGTGGCACCGGCGGTCAGGGCGGCAACGCAACGGCCACCAGCACCGACCCGACCGGTCAGAACAGCATCACCGCCACGGCCGGCACGGGTGGCATGGGTGGCGCCGCAGGACCCGGCGGAGCGGGCGGGGCCGGCGGGACCGGCGGGAACGCGTCCGCGACGAGCAGCAACACCAGCAGCTACCCCACCTCGGTCACCGCAACCGGCGGCAACGGCGGCAATGGGGCGGCGGGCGGGGCCCCCGGCGGCGCGGGCGGCAACGGCGGAGCCGGCGGCAACGCGGTGACCACCACCCGGCCCCTCGATTTCAACCAGGCCAACGGTGGGAACGGCGGCAACGGCGGCGCGGGCGCTCCCGGGGCCACCGGCGGGACCGGCGGAAGCGGCGGAGGCGGAGGCAACGGCGGCCGCGGTGGCCTGCTCATCGGAGACGGCGGCAGCGGCGGCGCGGGTGGGATCGGCGGCACAGGTGGCGTCGGTGCCACCGGCGGCACAGGGGGCAACGGCGGCGCCGGGGGCACCAGCAACACGCAGAACGCCGGTGACGGCGGCGACGGGGGCAACGGCGGTGCCGGCGGAACCGGGGGAACCGGTGGAGTCGGCGGTGCGGGCGGCCAGGGCGCCGGCGGTGGTCTACTGGCAGGCAACGGCGGCGCCGGGGGCGTCGGCGGGACCGGCGGGGCCGGGGTTCCGGCGGCACGGGAGGCACTGGCGGCCACGCCGGCGCATCCGGCGGCACCGGTGGAATGA
- a CDS encoding GTP cyclohydrolase I yields the protein MPQTLVRPDSAVLQLRLDRPVLLRPIPFQAICEQHLLPFYGVVHIGYLRGDQGLSQAELTRVVDACAIGVQLQDKMTTRIGLWLHHQFAPRGLGVLVEGGYACTPVREGAALAGPTTTMAFYGSMRDNADQQREFITLATRKKINHHA from the coding sequence GTGCCTCAAACACTCGTCCGTCCCGACAGCGCGGTCCTGCAGCTGCGGCTCGACCGGCCCGTTCTGCTGCGCCCGATCCCGTTCCAGGCGATCTGCGAGCAGCACCTGCTGCCGTTCTACGGGGTCGTGCACATCGGCTACCTGCGCGGGGACCAGGGGTTGAGCCAGGCTGAGCTCACCCGGGTCGTCGACGCCTGCGCGATCGGCGTGCAACTGCAGGACAAGATGACGACCCGGATTGGCCTGTGGCTGCATCACCAGTTCGCCCCGCGCGGCCTCGGAGTGCTGGTGGAAGGCGGGTACGCCTGCACCCCGGTGCGCGAGGGCGCCGCCCTTGCCGGACCCACCACCACCATGGCCTTCTACGGCTCGATGCGTGACAACGCCGACCAACAACGCGAATTCATCACCCTCGCCACCAGAAAGAAGATCAATCACCATGCCTGA
- a CDS encoding 6-carboxytetrahydropterin synthase — MPEIAFAGPAQTATMHRDDAPVGRTAWFHLRKRFGGLNCCRRSWSDNGKRLFLHGYSLSFEIEFACDETEPGDQVLSSDCLDDIRAALAAQFGHTTLIATNDPQRDLFELLAERDLVDMRIVDSTGLEASGAWVFETVERIVAQATGGRAWVSRIDAQESGSRVFTLTALPVKDWV, encoded by the coding sequence ATGCCTGAGATCGCCTTCGCCGGCCCTGCCCAGACCGCCACCATGCACCGCGACGACGCGCCCGTGGGACGCACGGCGTGGTTTCACCTGCGCAAGCGGTTCGGTGGCCTGAACTGCTGCCGCCGGTCCTGGTCCGACAACGGCAAGCGCCTGTTCCTGCACGGCTACTCACTCAGCTTCGAGATCGAGTTCGCCTGTGACGAGACCGAACCCGGCGATCAGGTGCTCAGCTCCGATTGCCTCGACGACATCCGCGCCGCGCTTGCGGCTCAGTTCGGGCACACCACGCTGATCGCCACCAACGACCCGCAACGCGACCTGTTCGAGCTGCTTGCCGAACGTGACCTGGTCGACATGCGGATCGTGGACAGCACCGGCCTGGAGGCCTCCGGCGCCTGGGTGTTCGAGACGGTGGAACGCATCGTCGCCCAGGCGACGGGTGGCCGGGCATGGGTGTCGCGAATCGACGCGCAGGAGAGCGGCAGCCGGGTCTTCACGCTCACCGCATTGCCGGTGAAGGACTGGGTGTGA
- a CDS encoding NfeD family protein yields MSASVVGCVGTLIVPTRGAEGAGEVLLNVRGTKETFLARSDEPLPKGTQVLVVQAHGPRTVVVEPWHDPTFT; encoded by the coding sequence GTGAGCGCCTCTGTCGTCGGCTGTGTGGGCACCCTGATCGTGCCGACGCGCGGCGCCGAGGGCGCCGGCGAGGTGTTGCTGAACGTGCGCGGCACCAAAGAGACATTCCTCGCCCGCTCCGACGAACCATTACCGAAGGGCACCCAGGTGCTCGTCGTGCAGGCCCACGGGCCGCGAACCGTCGTCGTCGAGCCCTGGCACGACCCGACTTTCACCTGA